Within the uncultured Bacteroides sp. genome, the region CCAACCCATCGACCATCCGGTTGACACATCACCACGGTGAATTAGTGATGTACGTGCAGCATCAAATAAATCAGGAGTTGTATATGGGGAAATCTGATTGCTCGGGTATAAACCATATAAGTGTGACACATGTCTATTTTTATCATTCGGATCATCCCAGTCTCCTATCCATTCCTGTAGCTGACCATAACGGCCAATCTGCATCGGAGGAAGATTATTTAATATCTTTTGAAAATCAGCCATCAATGCTTCATCTTTTTTCAGCAGCTTAGCAGCTTTAATTGTTTTGGTAAACAAATCGAAAAGTAGCTGATTATCCATAGTCGTTCCGTAAGTAAGCGCACATCCAGAATGCCCTGAAGGAGTATTCTCCGGCGACATAGAAGGGCTTACTACCAACCATTTATGAGAAGGTTCTTCTATTAGAAAATCTTTATAAAATTCACAAGCTGATTTTAATACGGGATAAACTGATTCCAAATATTTTAAATCGCCACTATACAAATATTTCTCCCATAAATGCTGTGACAGCCATGCACCGCCCATCGGCCATAATCCGGCATTAGCAAAATCAACCACACCGGAAATACGCCAGATATCAGTATTGTGATGAGCCACCCAGCCATTACAACCATACATTGTTTTAGCTGTTTGTTTACCCGTTTCTGACAGTTCTTTTATCAATTGAATCAATGGTTCATGCATTTCAGACATGTTACATTTCTCGGCAGGCCAATAATTCATTTCCGTATTGATATTGATGGTATACTTACTATCCCATGCCGGATGAGTGCTGCCATTCCATATTCCCTGAAGATTGGCCGGTTGCCCTCCCGGTTGAGAAGATGAAATCAACAAATAACGACCAAATTGATAATACATAGAAATCAATTCAGGATCAAATGATTTTGAGAAATTCTTAATTCTTTCGTCAGTTGGCAGTTTTGCTGCCGATGAAGTACCCAAATCAAAATTTACGCGATTAAAATATTTCTGAAATGCAGCTATATGGTTCTTAAGCATTGCTGAATAAGGCTTATTCTGAGCTGCTGTAAGATAGTTGGCACATTTCTTGGTTTCATCTGTCGATAAAGTTTTATAATCGGTGAAATTAGTTGCAATAGATATCAGGATAACAACTTCATTAGCCTTACTTACATTGATCTTATTTGATTCAATTGTTGTAGTTCCACCTGAATTTAAGATTTTAGCGCGTGCATCGAATTTTACTTGTCCGGTTACACCTTCATGAGTACCAGATAAGCCTGTTATCTCGAGAGTTTTAGTATCCAGCACCTTCACCGATTTCTGCAAAGCCCCATCAAAACTTGCTGCAAAAGATAATTTTCCAGGTTTACTGGCTGTAAGTCTTACTACAATAACCTGATCTGGTTTCGATGCAAAAATTTCTCTTTTATAAGTTACTCCATCCACCTTGTAGGAAGTAGTAAAAACAGCTTTTTCCAGATCGAGTTCCCTGTAATAATCTGTATATGTATCATTACCCTTAAATGCCAGATTCAGGTTTCCAGCTATCTGAAACATAGAGCCATGTAATTGTTTTGCAGTAAGTCCTTTGTTTGCCAGAAAATCGGCTCGTTTGTAGTCTTCTTTAAAAATATAATATCGCACTGAGTCAAGTACAGATAAACCGTCAGGATTGTCATTACGTGATGGACCACCTGACCAAAAAGTGCTTTCATTTAACTGTAGTTTTTCATTAACAGGATCTCCGAAAACCATTGCTGCCAGTCTGCCGTTACCAATCGGAAGCGCTTCATTCCACACTTTAGCAGGTTTATCATACCACATTTTAAGTTTTCCTCCTTTTTGCGCCCACCCATTTGGGATAGCAAGAAGGCAGAATAATGAAATCAGTATTGAAATTTTAATGTTGTTCATTTTATATATTTAAAGATTTTACATAATTAAAAGGATTAACTGATGAATATTTCTCAGCAAAGATCTATTCTAACAGTTAATCCTAATTACTAATTCTATTTATTTCTGACTATACGAACATAATAAACTGCACCGGCAATATTACCAGGCATGGATTGAAACTTAACCCTAACGTAATCTTTGCCTTTCAGCATTGAATCAGGGATAAGATATTCTACATTTTGGAATTCTTTTTTATTCCATTTGTCACTTATATTCTCCGTTACTAACTTCTCATTATCAATGTAAATATCAAATTTCCTATTACCCGTTTCAGCTCCCCAGTAACGCACCATCAAACTCAGACCAGTTTCCTTATTTGTAGCAAGTTTATAGCTAAAATATCCTTCATTGCGAGCATCACGCCAAAATTCATCCAAACTATTTCCACTATTTGTATTTTGCTTTTCAGAAGCATGGTCAACTTCCGGTTGTTGCTCTCCCGGAGCCACAAAGTCAATGGTACGTTTCTGCAAATCGGCTTTTTGTTGTTCCAATACTGAAAGTGAATCAATATAAGAACGGTACTGACTGTTTGATAAAGTCATCCAATACATTTCATATCTCGCATCATGAATTTTATAAAATGGTTCAAGTACAACCTTTATCGGATTAACCATTTTAACCTGTGAGAAAGTAAAATTAAACGGTTTTCCAGCTACAGGTATTACCTTATCTGTCAATGATGCGATATTATCCTCGACAATAATCGGAGCTTCATTTAAAGGCAATTTCTTTCCACCGGCAATATGCCCCCATCTGGAATCGTCAGCAACCAATCCTTTCATATCCTCTGTGCCCGTTTTTGCACTCAGCAAGATAGGCCCATGCATAAAAGCTATATAATTAGGCACATTAGGCAGACGTTCAATATGAGTATTCATCGGGAATTTAATTTCTACTACATCCCCTTTTTTCCAGATTCTGTCAATGCTTACATAAGATGACGGATGCCCAACAATGTCAACCATCTTTCCATTAACCGTAATTTTCAGCTGTCCATCATTTACCCAATAAGGATAACGAATCATCAACCTGAAACGAGCATTACCACTGGTTATGGTAAGTTTTGTCTGTTCCTCGTTAGGGAATCCAGTTTCCTGTCTTACTTTTATATTTTTGTCTTTCCAGTTCAATTCTGAAGCAATAAACAGATTCAAAAACAACGAATCTTTAGAGTGGGTATAGATAAACTGACCATATTTACCATGGTTCTCCATACCGCTTCCTACACAGCACCACATTCCCTCATTCGGAGTAGAATATACCCTGTAATGACGTGGGCGAGCTGATGTAAAATATACATATCCTCCATGTTCGGGATGCTGAGACGAAAGTATGTGGTTAAATAGCGTTCTTTCGTAAAAATCGGCATATTTAGCCAACGGATTTACCCTGAAAAGATCTTCAGTTAGTTTCAACATATTATATGAATTACAACTTTCCGGACCTTCTACATCATTTACATAATCCGAACAGGCAGCTGCACTCGGGAAGATTTCCCTCCTGCTATTTCCACCAAATGCAAGAGAACGATTGGCTGTTACCGTTTCCCAGAAAAAGCTTCCAGCCTTTCCATATTTATCATCGTGAGATAGTTCTGCTATTCTTTCAAAACCGACCACCTTAGGCACCTGTGTATTTGCGTGTTTATTATCAAGATTATCTGTATTTGCTGCCATTGCATCAAGCAACATTTTATGAGAAAAACGCTTTGCAGCAATCAGATATTTCTGATCGCCAGTCATCTGATATGCATCGGCAAAAACTTCATTCATACCACCATGCTCATTACCAAGCATCTCTTCCATTTTCATATCAGAAAGACCAGAAGTGATATTAATAGCCCAGTCGCAGAATTTAATAAAAATCCTTTTTGCTTCTTTGTTACCGGTATATAGCCATGCGTCTCTAAGCCCGGCATACATTTTATGTACGTTGTACCAGGGCACCCAGTACTTCCAGATCACACTAACATCACCGGCCTTAATCTTAGGCCAAATAACTTTGCTATCGGGAACACCACCTACATATCCTTCTCCCCATTCCGGGTGCTTCTTTGCATTAGCATCCTGGCAAGCTTTTAGTTCCGCGATCATGTACTCCAAACGTTTCTTACACTCTGCATTACCGGTAGCAGCATAATTAATTGCCATTGCCGAGAGGTAATGTCCTCCCACATGCCCATCCAGTCCAATCCAGTTTTCATAACTCTCACCTTTGGGAGCCAATCCTGCTTCCTTACGGTAAGGAGCTAATAAACGATTAACATCATATTTCAAAAGTGTCTGAATATTCAGATCTCTGGCATGCTTAAAAGGACCATTAAGTAATGTCACATCACTTAATGGAAAAGTATTCTGATATAATTTATCCTGAGCTATAATACTATTACAAAATAATAAACTACAAATAAAGACACCAAGCTTTACCATTTTCGGCTTTGAAAGAATAGCAGATTTCATTTCTTACAATTTATTTTATAGATTCCTATCGCTAACAAAATTATTTAAATAATAACTGAGCAAAATTATAGAGATTATTTCTCCATACCGGCCAGGTATGTCCTCCGGGATATTCACTATAAGTATATTTAATCTTCATATCATTAAATTTTGAAAGCATAATCTGACAATTC harbors:
- a CDS encoding glycoside hydrolase family 95 protein; the encoded protein is MNNIKISILISLFCLLAIPNGWAQKGGKLKMWYDKPAKVWNEALPIGNGRLAAMVFGDPVNEKLQLNESTFWSGGPSRNDNPDGLSVLDSVRYYIFKEDYKRADFLANKGLTAKQLHGSMFQIAGNLNLAFKGNDTYTDYYRELDLEKAVFTTSYKVDGVTYKREIFASKPDQVIVVRLTASKPGKLSFAASFDGALQKSVKVLDTKTLEITGLSGTHEGVTGQVKFDARAKILNSGGTTTIESNKINVSKANEVVILISIATNFTDYKTLSTDETKKCANYLTAAQNKPYSAMLKNHIAAFQKYFNRVNFDLGTSSAAKLPTDERIKNFSKSFDPELISMYYQFGRYLLISSSQPGGQPANLQGIWNGSTHPAWDSKYTININTEMNYWPAEKCNMSEMHEPLIQLIKELSETGKQTAKTMYGCNGWVAHHNTDIWRISGVVDFANAGLWPMGGAWLSQHLWEKYLYSGDLKYLESVYPVLKSACEFYKDFLIEEPSHKWLVVSPSMSPENTPSGHSGCALTYGTTMDNQLLFDLFTKTIKAAKLLKKDEALMADFQKILNNLPPMQIGRYGQLQEWIGDWDDPNDKNRHVSHLYGLYPSNQISPYTTPDLFDAARTSLIHRGDVSTGWSMGWKVNFWARLLDGNHARKLITDQLTLVDPVKEKSGGTYPNFFDAHPPFQIDGNFGCTSGITEMLLQSHDGAIDILPALPDDWKKGSINGLRAYGGFDVSITWDNNQVQKIIIKSHLGGNCRIRVPNEVIMSGGKTLNVASGENSNPFFEIVKVKNPLISASAKLNSVNFKSIWLYDLPTEAGKTYTIICKK
- a CDS encoding glycoside hydrolase family 127 protein, whose amino-acid sequence is MVKLGVFICSLLFCNSIIAQDKLYQNTFPLSDVTLLNGPFKHARDLNIQTLLKYDVNRLLAPYRKEAGLAPKGESYENWIGLDGHVGGHYLSAMAINYAATGNAECKKRLEYMIAELKACQDANAKKHPEWGEGYVGGVPDSKVIWPKIKAGDVSVIWKYWVPWYNVHKMYAGLRDAWLYTGNKEAKRIFIKFCDWAINITSGLSDMKMEEMLGNEHGGMNEVFADAYQMTGDQKYLIAAKRFSHKMLLDAMAANTDNLDNKHANTQVPKVVGFERIAELSHDDKYGKAGSFFWETVTANRSLAFGGNSRREIFPSAAACSDYVNDVEGPESCNSYNMLKLTEDLFRVNPLAKYADFYERTLFNHILSSQHPEHGGYVYFTSARPRHYRVYSTPNEGMWCCVGSGMENHGKYGQFIYTHSKDSLFLNLFIASELNWKDKNIKVRQETGFPNEEQTKLTITSGNARFRLMIRYPYWVNDGQLKITVNGKMVDIVGHPSSYVSIDRIWKKGDVVEIKFPMNTHIERLPNVPNYIAFMHGPILLSAKTGTEDMKGLVADDSRWGHIAGGKKLPLNEAPIIVEDNIASLTDKVIPVAGKPFNFTFSQVKMVNPIKVVLEPFYKIHDARYEMYWMTLSNSQYRSYIDSLSVLEQQKADLQKRTIDFVAPGEQQPEVDHASEKQNTNSGNSLDEFWRDARNEGYFSYKLATNKETGLSLMVRYWGAETGNRKFDIYIDNEKLVTENISDKWNKKEFQNVEYLIPDSMLKGKDYVRVKFQSMPGNIAGAVYYVRIVRNK